The following proteins are co-located in the Microbacterium sp. Clip185 genome:
- a CDS encoding MaoC family dehydratase yields the protein MSSTPAFDPSDFLIVPAKTFEQLEVGDIFRAPSRTLTDAHASAFQAVSADNHPIHYNEEYARAHGHSAPVVHGLQVLAFTAPGATLFPHYIGDIFIAFTSVSARFLGEVHAGDTLYPKLEITDLSEVDGAGQVTTRATIHNQRGELVLDGAHTYLLTLTPTAGS from the coding sequence ATGAGCAGCACCCCCGCCTTCGACCCGTCCGATTTCCTGATCGTTCCCGCCAAGACGTTCGAGCAGCTCGAGGTCGGCGACATCTTCCGCGCCCCCAGTCGCACCCTCACCGACGCCCACGCCTCGGCGTTCCAGGCGGTATCGGCCGACAACCACCCGATCCACTACAACGAGGAGTATGCGAGAGCGCACGGACACAGTGCCCCGGTGGTGCATGGCCTGCAGGTCCTGGCCTTCACCGCGCCCGGCGCGACGCTCTTCCCGCACTACATCGGCGACATCTTCATCGCGTTCACGAGTGTGAGCGCGCGCTTCCTGGGAGAGGTCCACGCGGGCGACACGCTCTATCCGAAGCTGGAGATCACGGATCTGTCCGAGGTCGACGGCGCGGGTCAGGTCACGACGCGAGCCACCATCCACAACCAGCGCGGCGAGCTCGTGCTCGACGGAGCGCACACGTACCTGCTCACCCTCACCCCGACGGCCGGTTCATGA